CTACTAACCTCAGTGGTCTTTTCATAAAGGCTGACCAGCAGGGGTCAGTTTAGTCTCCTTACATCATTCTTGAGATCAGGAGCTctcaatcctgttcctggagatgaacctccctgcagagtttagcttcatcACTGATCAAACAAAAATGAACCAGTTAATCATTTCTTAAGGTTAAAAATTACAGTCAGGCGTGTTATGGCTGCTTCGCATTGGAGGTTAGAGCCCGCTGGTAGATGCAGTAGCTACACTGTTGAGAAGAAATCAAACAAAGATGCACTAAAACAAAGGAAACTCACTAGCATGAACTTTGGGATGTCAGTGGTGTCAAATCATCTCAGAGGTTCTACTATTTTCTTCCTAGGTAGCAAGGAGGCTGCATTTACCTACGCCATCACGGCAGCAGGTGTTGCCCACGCTGTGACAGCAGCCTGTAGTCAGGGCAACCTGAGCCACTGTGGCTGTGATAGAGAAAAGCAGGGCTATCATGACCAGGAGGAGGGCTGGAAATGGGGCGGCTGTTCGGCAGACGTCAAATATGGAGTGGAGTTCTCAAGACGCTTTGTGGATGCCagagagattaaaaaaaatgcaaggaGACTAATGAACCTGCACAATAACGAAGCTGGAAGAAAGGTATGAAAGAAAATGAGCTGTATAAACTAGTATTaataaaagttacataaaagTATGCAAAGTATACAggggttggacaatgaaactAAAAAACCAGGGCCAATATATTATTGGAGATTTCACGCCTATATATTCGTGGCCTGGTGGCCAATCTTCACTGGTTTTACATTCCATCAGTAGGCTAAGAGCAGAGTTTGAAGGTTGAATTAGCAGAGCAATAGCACCGCTGAACATGAAATACTGCAATCCACACAACATAATGGGAGACATATCAGAGTTCAAAAGAGGACAAATTGTTGGTGCGCATCTCGCTGGCTCATCTGTGACCAGGACAGCAAGTCTTTGTGGTGTATTGAGAGCTACGGTATCCAGGGTAATGTCAGCTTACCACCACGAAGGATGAACCACATGCAAAAGAAGTAACTGTCGATGCAAAAGGAAGCTGTCTGAAAGGGATGTCCTAACCCAGATTGTATCCAAAAACCATAAAACCACAGTTGCCCAACTCACTGCAGAATTAAATATCCACATTGACTCTCTTGTTTCCACCAAAACTGTTCATCGGGAGCTCCACAGAGTCAATATTCATGGTCGGGCTGCTATAGCCAAACCTTTGGTCACTCGTGCCTATGCCAAATATTGGTTTCACTGATGCCAACAGTGCAAATCTTGGTCTGCGTTTCACAATGTGAAACATATATTGTTCTCTGATGAGTCCACCATCACTGTCTTTCCCACATCCATGGGAGTTACAGTGTTGGAGAAGCCCCAAAGAGGCTTAACACCCAGACTGTTGCAGCCCAGAGTGAGGAACGGTGGAGGATCAGTGATGGTTTGAGCTGAAATATCATGGCATTCTCTACTGTGCATGATGGGCTTGTCACGGCCAAGGACTACCGAACCATTCTGGGGACTACGTCCACCTAATGGTTTAAACATTGTACCCTGAAGGTGGGGCCGTCTAAAAGCATGATAATGGACCACTGTGAAGGACTTGTATCTGTCATTCCCAAGACGAACTGATGCTTTATTGGCTGCAAAAGGAGGCCCTACACCatactaataaattattgtggtctaaaaccaggtgtttcagtttcattatcCAACCCCTGTATATTAAATTAAAGAATTGTCATGTTTTTCATGTGATTCAGTTCATATAAACCATGTATAGTGATACACTGCTTTTAGACAGAGAGATTAAAGAGTTAGTGGGAAAAAAACACAAGGAACATTACTACTGAATTTCAAATCCCTCTCACTGAAGGGGAATATTAAGATTGAACTAAACGGGTAAATGTCAACCATCACGTACGTCTGTCTGTTGAACATATCAGTAACACATCAAACAGCCAAATAGTTCTGCTTTTAACTCAAATGTAACCATATACATAAATGGGGACTTGAGAATTATGGACATTTCTCTCATTCTTTGATGTGGCCCTTCGGAAGGTAGAGAAAATTACAGGGTATGATTTGgctaaaacatattttttcctCTCAGTTTTGACAGATATCTGGCATCGCACATTGAGACATTGCTCAGGATGTATTGAATAATGGGTTTTGGTTCAAATTGCTGAAaacagtcaaaataaaatgtcaagaaTTTCCCTTACCCATCAGCTGCACAAATTTACTCGTACCACAGATTCAGAGGCCTCTGATGAAGTCATGCCCATTGTAAAAGACTATGCGAGTTTAACCAGGAAATAAAAAGCAGATaaaccacatttatttatttttttaaaaatgcacacaatatatatatatacacattgtGTTTTATATGCCATTTGGTAACACTGTGTTTTTCCCCTACTGCTGCAGGTTCTAGAGGAAAGGATGAAGCTGGAATGTAAATGTCATGGCGTCTCCGGCTCATGCACCACAAAAACCTGCTGGACGACTTTGCCGAAATTCAGAGAGATCGGCTACGTACTTAAGGAGCGTTATACCACTGCGGTTGAGGTGGAGGCTGTGAGAGCCACGCGTTTTCGCCAACCCTCCTTCTTGCGTCTCAAGCAGTCCCGTGGGTACATAAAACCCACCGACACAGACTTGGTTTACTTGGAGCGTTCACCCAACTATTGCGAGGAAGACGCTGCGACGGGGAGCGCAGGAACGAGAGGGCGCCTGTGTAACCACACATCTCCTCACACGGACGGCTGCAACCTGATGTGCTGTGGCCGAGGCCACAACACCCACCAGTACACACGCGTATGGCAGTGCAACTGCAAGTTCCAGTGGTGCTGCTTTGTTAAGTGCAACACCTGCAGCGAAAAGACAGAGGTGTTCACCTGTAAATGAGCGAGTGGAAGAGTTGAAAAGACAAGGAAGAAAGGCAAGAAGCCAATGGAGAGAAACAGGAAGTGTTTGAAAGAGAAATGGAAGTGTCGAACATATACACGGCTTCGTTTTGCACATCAGGCAGTCTTTATGCAAGAAAGGCCATTGCCGAGGGAGATGGGGATGAATAATGAAGATGCTGGAACTTTAGAGGAAATTGCACTGAACTCAGACTGACTGTTTTGTGATTTCATGCAAACATGTGGACGCTACATATGCAGTGCAAGGCTTTAGTTCTCAGATGCTCTCAGACTTGAGGAAGGTCACCTGAGGCCTAAAATATAGACTCAAAACTCTTATCGGACAGTCTAACCTGCCCACAAAAgtgacttcttttttttttcaaattaaagaAAGCTTATTACAAAGACAACTTGTAAAAGACATGTAAAATGTCCCACCAGTTGAGCCCCTATGGGAGTTCAAGAGGAAAGATGTGCTGCAACTCTGGAAACGCTGGAAAGCTTTAAACGTTCAGTCACACTGTATCTGTTTGAACACTGTTTTGAACACTTCTCTTTGGagaaaaaaagactgaaaatgTTTATACTGTAGTTGTCTCATAATGGTATACAGAGGTGTGAACTTCTAATATCGTTGCTACTGATCTGTTGCTTCTAAAATTCAACCCGAAACAATACAGGACATTGTGTATGTAAAAAGAGCTTCTTTACTCCTGAATTACTCTTGCAGTTGATCGATAGGAAAGTGGTCAGCTCATTTCTACACAATCATCATCATTTTGGTTAATATGTTGCCATTTGCTTCACCGGTGGTTGTGATGCATACTGTTGGCTTTTATGAAaatggaaaacatttttttttttttatgcagagAGAAGCTTCCTTAGTCGTATCAAGACTTGGCCATGTATGCTGCATTGTCTAACCATGTGTGGGAacgtaagagagagagagagctttcAGATACTTCATAGAACTGCAATGTGACCCACCACCATTTGAGTGACCGACCATTCCCACGAATGCCAGAGACATGGGATTCCACATCACTGGTCCGGCGTGCACGAGGTCTAGTTATATTCCGCCTGAGCCAATGGACCATACAGCTATGGATCTGAAAATGGTTAAAAGGTCACTGGAAATATTTTGAAtagcaacatttttttaatctaaattgTTTATATGAGTTATATGGCTGGCaaatttgttaaaatatatttttttatgtagaGAATATGGCACTTTATGTCAGGTATATTCAGAGTAATTATTAATACTATTTTCCTtgtcatatttttattgtttaattgcAGATCTACATTTTTTGTCCTGATTTAAtgatgtaaacttttttttattattattattttttcctgagTTCCCCATCAAAAGTTTGATATGAAACCATCTCATCTTTTTGTAGCCTGGTtgtatttatactttttttttttttctttgaagagATGTACAGTAAAATCACtagataaataaatgaatcaaacagTTTGGATCAAATACATTCAGCTGTGTTCATCTTATTACTAGGCAAAATGTTGTCACTAAACACACATCAACATCTTGCTCAATCGACTCACTAGACCTTGCGTAAAGTTTCTTCCCAGATGCACGGAGCGGCTCACAGGCATGGGTGTAGATACTGCGAAACGCTGATCTCGGAGTGACGCAGATCTGCTCCCGCCTGGGTTTGAATAGGCATCCGACCTGGCTCATTCATTCACCCGCCGTATGCTCTCTGCCCCTCTGGTCTTTTTCCTGTGTGTGAAAAGCATTGCAGGCAGCCACCGGAGCAGAAGTAAATAGGACCTGTTTTGTTAGCTGTCTGAACTGCTGGGTACCGGAACCGCGTAAGCTCCCAACACTATACCCCGGATTGAGAGAAAAGTCAACCCGATTGTTTCGCACaaacattttgtcattaaaaaatatgAGGCAGAAAAAACAGGGTGTTGTGGGGAAAGTAGAGGCCTCCATTGAGGGGTATTAAAGCTACgggggagtgtgtgtgtggaccACTCAGCTCATTCCAGAACAGGATGGGGCGAGATGTGATTCTGCAAGCTAATACTTCTGGTCTGATTCACTTGGGACAAACTAAGTGCAGAACTAGATGGCTACAAGGGCAAAAAAAGTGGTGTGAGAAAGAACTAAGAGAGAAAGAACTGATGACTGGTATCTGGTCAGTTTGGGATAGGTTGCTAATGTCCCTTGAGAATCTAGGGACCCTGttcctaaaatataaaagcagCTATTTTCCTGTGCAAGGACCCATTTATACTGGGtcatatatacagtgggtacggaaagtattcagacccccttaaatttttcactctttgttatattgcagccattttctaaaatcatttaagttcattttttcctcaatgtacacacagcaccccatattgacagaaaaacacagaattgttgacatttttgcagatttattaaaaaagaaaaactgaaatatcacatggtcctaagtattcagaccctttgctgcgACACTCATaaatttaactcaggtgctgtccatttcttcttatcatccttgagatggttctacaccttcatttgagtccagctgtgtttgattatactgattggacttgaggaaaagccacacacctgtctacataagaccttacagctcacagtgcatgtcagagcaaatgagaatcatgaggtcaaaggaactgcctgaagagctcagagacaaaattgtggcaaggcacagatctggccaaggttacaaaaaaacattctgcTGCACTttaggttcctaagagcacagtggcctccataatccttaaatggaagacgtttgggatgaccagaacccttcctagagctgtccgtccggccaaactgagttatcgggggagaagagccttgatGAGAGatgtaaagaagaacccaaagatcactgtggctgagctccagagatgcagtcgggagatgggagaaatttgtagaaagtcaaccatcactgcaccctccaccagtcggggctttatggcagagtggcccgacggaagcctctcctcagtgcaagacacataaaagcccgcatggagtttgccaagatggtgagaaataagattctctggtctgatgagaccgagatagaactttttggccttaattctaagcggtatgtgtggagaaaaccaggcactgctcatcacctgtccaatacagtcccaacagtgaagcatggtggtggcagcatcatgctgtgggggtgtttttcagctgcagggacaggacgactggttgcaatcgagggaaagatgaatgcggccaagtacagggatatcctggacaaaaaccttctccagaatgctcaggacctcagactgggccgaaggtttaccttccaacaagacaatgaccctaagcacacagctaaaataacgaaggagtggcttcacaacaactccatgactgttcttgaatggcccagccagagacctgacttaaacccaattgagcatctctggagagacctaaaaatggctgtccaccaacgtttaccatccaacctgacagaactggagaggatctgcaaggaggaatggcataGGATCCCTAAATCCAgttgtgaaaaacttgttgcatctttcccaaaaagacttatggctgtattagatcaaaagggtgcttctactaaatactgagcaaagggtctgaatacttaggaccatgtgatatttcagtttttcttttttaataaatctgcaaaaatgtcaacaattctgtgtttttctgtcaatatggggtgctgtgtgtacattaatgaggaaaaaaaatgatcttaaatgattttagcaaatggctgcaatataacaaagagtgaaaaatttaagggggtctgaatactttccgtacccactgtatatatatatatatatatatatatatatatatatatatatatatatatatatatatatatatatatatatatatatatatagtatgcaGAGGATGCATTACAatagtaggcctatatatacactcaccagccactttattaggtacatcTTGCTAGCACCTTTTGCCTTCaaaactgccttaattcttcatggcattgattcaacaaggtgctggaaacattccaCAGAGATGCTGACATGATCACATcacacagttgctgcagatttgttggCTGCACCTCCATGATGTGAATCTttcgttccaccacatcccaaaagTGCTCtgttggattgagatctggtgactgtggaggccatttcATTACAGTCAACTCATtatcatgttcaagaaaccagttggaaatgatttgagctttgtgacatggtgtgttgtcctgctggaagtagccatcagaagatgggtaTGCTGTGGACTATGTCCATAAAGgcatggacatggtcagcaacaattctcaggtaggctgtggtgTTTAAACGATGCTCAATTGGTACTAAGGGGTTCAAAGTGTGTAAAGAAATTctcccccacaccattacaccaccaacACCAGCCTGAACCGTTTttacaaggcaggatggatccatgctttcatgccATTTACGCaaaattctgaccctaccatctgaaCGTCCCGGCAGAGAttgagactcatcagaccaggcaatgtCTTCTGTTGTCCAATTTTGATGAGCCCGTTCAAATTGTATTCTCcgtttcctgttcttagctgacaggagaGACACCCGGTgttgtcttctgctgctgtagcccatTTGCTTCAAGCTACGATGTGTTGTgcattcagagatgctcttctgtaGTGAGTGGTTATTTGGGagactgttgcctttctatcagcttgaACCACTCTGGTCATTCTCCTCTgacatcaacaaggcattttcacccATAGAACTGccgctcactggatattttctctttttcggattattctctgtaaaccctagagaaGGTTGTGTGCGAAAATCCCAGTAGACCAGCAGTTTCTGAAACACTCAGACCAGCctgtctggcaccaacaaccatgccacgttcaaagtcacttaaatcaccttttgtccccattctgatgctcagtttgaacttaaGCAGATCACCCtgaccatgtctacatgcctaaatgtATTGAGTTGATTGGCTGATTACATATCTGCGTTAACGAGCAGTTGAACatgtgtacctaataaagttaATAATTCAAGTTTAgggtttttttaatgaatatagAAATGAATACTATTTTGACAGTGAACACTTttacataaaattatttttcacataaaaatattatccacaaaatatttttcaacatttaGAATAATAAATAGCAGTTTTCTGCAAGCATGGTTTGTCGGGCATGTTGCCTGTAGTAGGAGCTGGAGTTGCGCTGACTGCAGACTATAAACATGAGGGTGGAATTTCTCCATTGGTTAGAAATTCTCATATTATGAAATGTACACATAGGTaattgcattgtttttattttactacAATAATTGCACTAAATTAAAGTGTTAAATAGACAATCCCACCATATCGTAATCTCCATCCATGCTACGCAGGAAGCTTGTCCGGACAAAAGTGGAATTGTTGAAATAGGATGGCTTTGTAAACAAACCTGATTTTTAAGCACAAAATCTTGAGAGAGCTTTCAAAAATAAGGATCTGATTCTCACGGCTATTCAGAGGCGAACTTTATGTGTACAGATCAAGAGGCGGCCTGGTCTCTATAAAATGCACTGAATTAGGGATTAACCTCTACTCCCTGTTGGTCACCAGAGTCTCTTTAGTGGCTGAAAAGCCAGGAAGACACGGTTCTCCTTGTTTCATAGGATTTGAATCCCACTTTGGGGGGGTTGGAATCAAAGACCACTAAATGCATCACAGACATCAGCATGAGTTCTCTGAGATAAGCTCCTCTGATTGATTTCCTCTTGTGTGGAGAACACAAAGCCCAGACCACCCCCTTGCGCACCAAACTACTGATTGGATATTTAATGACCCCAGTGTGTTTTGTGGGCATTTTAAGCAATCTCCAGAGTGTAATATAGCATAGTAAAGGGGTGTGGGGATGGGCATCCTGGGATAGCAGTCTCCCAGCTTCACTTAATCAACTATGGGTCCTTCTTTAGGGGCCTAAGGAGTAGATTGCCATCCCTTTCTTCCACTCTGAAGCCCATGTCCCTGAGCATTGTGTCATCTGCAACACCTTGTCTCCGAAGGCCTTGAATCAGCTTCTGATTCTCTAGGTTGTGTTCCAGGATGTTCCGGATGGCAAACACGGCCCACTGGCTTATGACTGGCAGGAATATTAAGGAAAGTTATTATatcaaaacaaatatttaatcaaGAACAAAAACTAGATTGTAAATGTAAGTGGTACATTCCTGTGCAAACTCTCTCTGCAGGGGCTGTCGGCATGATGTTGCTATAAGGTTTCTAAGGtgtttttagtagttttagggccagatttactaaacagggctaATTAGCGTGAGAGTGCAAttccccaaaaaaaaaaatggcaatgGGAGTGGAAGGTTCTGAGCATGATCTACTGACAAtgcgtcaaaaaaaaaaaaaaaaaaagacacagtcggatcatttccataatgaccaacgcaatctaccaagagcagcgcAAATTAGAGTCTGGTTTAAGACATGATTGTTTTGGGCGGTAAATAATGGCACAAATACCAGTAAAGTGACTAtcacaaaccttagtaaatcaccttgcatgattcatttaaatactctcctcccataaattttgcgtctgaaaaggacactcctacaaatgcatatgcaataaggtcaacCTTTTCAGTGCTAATTTTTTACTTCATGTCTTCAGTAAATCCTGAAAGCACTTTTTTGATGCCAAGAAGGTTTTCGCTGGTGCAAGAtattagtaaatctggcccttaataTGTTGCTATGAGGTTGTCAGGGTGTTCTTAT
Above is a genomic segment from Megalobrama amblycephala isolate DHTTF-2021 linkage group LG14, ASM1881202v1, whole genome shotgun sequence containing:
- the wnt7ba gene encoding protein Wnt-7b isoform X1, translating into MRSISSCGALLSVYYPQIFLILTSGSYLALSSVVALGANIICNKIPGLAPRQRAICQSRPDAIIVIGEGAQLGINECQYQFRYGRWNCSALGERTVFGQELRVGSKEAAFTYAITAAGVAHAVTAACSQGNLSHCGCDREKQGYHDQEEGWKWGGCSADVKYGVEFSRRFVDAREIKKNARRLMNLHNNEAGRKVLEERMKLECKCHGVSGSCTTKTCWTTLPKFREIGYVLKERYTTAVEVEAVRATRFRQPSFLRLKQSRGYIKPTDTDLVYLERSPNYCEEDAATGSAGTRGRLCNHTSPHTDGCNLMCCGRGHNTHQYTRVWQCNCKFQWCCFVKCNTCSEKTEVFTCK
- the wnt7ba gene encoding protein Wnt-7b isoform X3; translated protein: MLLIGSALSSVVALGANIICNKIPGLAPRQRAICQSRPDAIIVIGEGAQLGINECQYQFRYGRWNCSALGERTVFGQELRVGSKEAAFTYAITAAGVAHAVTAACSQGNLSHCGCDREKQGYHDQEEGWKWGGCSADVKYGVEFSRRFVDAREIKKNARRLMNLHNNEAGRKVLEERMKLECKCHGVSGSCTTKTCWTTLPKFREIGYVLKERYTTAVEVEAVRATRFRQPSFLRLKQSRGYIKPTDTDLVYLERSPNYCEEDAATGSAGTRGRLCNHTSPHTDGCNLMCCGRGHNTHQYTRVWQCNCKFQWCCFVKCNTCSEKTEVFTCK
- the wnt7ba gene encoding protein Wnt-7b isoform X2 gives rise to the protein MQSVFKPTTNLRALSSVVALGANIICNKIPGLAPRQRAICQSRPDAIIVIGEGAQLGINECQYQFRYGRWNCSALGERTVFGQELRVGSKEAAFTYAITAAGVAHAVTAACSQGNLSHCGCDREKQGYHDQEEGWKWGGCSADVKYGVEFSRRFVDAREIKKNARRLMNLHNNEAGRKVLEERMKLECKCHGVSGSCTTKTCWTTLPKFREIGYVLKERYTTAVEVEAVRATRFRQPSFLRLKQSRGYIKPTDTDLVYLERSPNYCEEDAATGSAGTRGRLCNHTSPHTDGCNLMCCGRGHNTHQYTRVWQCNCKFQWCCFVKCNTCSEKTEVFTCK